CCGACAATCACGCTGACACGGAGTGAACGGGCCAAGTTGCAGCGATTGGCTGATGGTCGTCGAACGGAGGTGCGCGTCGTCACGCGAGCGCGAATCGTGCTTGCCGCTGCCAGGCACCTGGAGAATCGAGAGATTGCCGAGGAGCTCGGTGTTACGCGAGAAACAGTGGGGCGATGGCGTTCGCGTTATGCCGAGAAGGGCCTCGAGGGAATAGCCCAGGATTTGCGGCTCTCCGACACCTTTAGTGGGTGAATCAGGGCCGGGTTCGAGGCCGCCCCAGGAGACCAGTGAAGGGAGAGACCGGCACAGGAAGGCCCCTGGAGGCCCCCAGGGCTCGGTCCGGGGCGGTTCC
This is a stretch of genomic DNA from bacterium. It encodes these proteins:
- a CDS encoding helix-turn-helix domain-containing protein; translated protein: MRVAPTITLTRSERAKLQRLADGRRTEVRVVTRARIVLAAARHLENREIAEELGVTRETVGRWRSRYAEKGLEGIAQDLRLSDTFSG